The Akkermansiaceae bacterium genome segment CGACGGACGTCCGGGCGGCCTCCTCGTGTTCGACGTCGAACTCGTCAAGATCGCCAAATGACCCGCGCTGCGGTCACTTTCCTCGCGCCCATCCCGTTGCTGGCCGTGCTTTCCTGCACCGGCGCGCAGCGGGAGGCCGGGGACGTGACCGGGTTCAAGCCTTCGTCCGGGCTGAAGGTTTCCGCGGAGGCGGATGAAACACCGGTGACACCCGGCGCAGGGCGTGTCACCCGGATCATGCTGGGGGATCTTTTCAAGCTCCAGCAGGAGAACCGGGTGCTGATTTTCGATGTCCGCCCGGCATTCCTCTACCAGCTCGGTCATATCCCGGGCGCGGTGAGCTGGCCGAAAGCTGGTTTCGATTCACAACTGCCGGCCAATGAGGCGCGCATCGCCGCCGCCAGGGCGGCGAAAAAGCCGGTGGTGGTTTATTGCGTGGATTTCGCCTGCCCGGATGCACGCACCGTCGCCACATGGCTGTCCGAGCGGGGGCACTCCACCGCTGTTCTCGAAGGAGGCTGGGATGCCTGGAAAACCGGGGGCTTGCCCGCGGAATAGCACGAACGCCATGGCTTCCTTCCCTCCTGTTCTTTTCCCTGTGGCCATGGCGTGCGTCATCGCGTCCTGCGCACCCTCCCAAGCTCCGGCTCCGGCACCATCCGCCGCAAAGCCGGAGGAAACCAAGCCCCCGGCACCGGAGAAAAAGCGACTGCCCGCCAGCCAACGCGGCGAGGTCAGCTCCATTTCCCTCACCAAGCTGTTCGAACTCCAGCAGTCCGGCAACGTCCTGATCTACGATGCACGCCCGTCCGTTTTCTACCGGGAAGGTCACATCCCGGGAGCGATCAGCGTGCCGAAGTCGGTCGCCGAGGAGGCGATCCGTGTGCGGGATCCGGAACTGAAGGCCGCGAAGGCCGCCGGAAAGCCGATCGTCGTCTATTGCACCGGGATCCTTTGCGCGGATGCCCGGACCGTGGCGCGGCTCCTTGCCAGCGCAGGCTACTCTTCCTCCACCTTTTCCGGCGGGTGGGATGAATGGAAATCAGCCGGCCTCCCCACCGAATAACTCTCAACACATCATGTCAGACTCCGCATTCACCAACGTCACCGTCGATACGAAGGCCAACATCTACTTCGATGGCCGCGTCATTTCCCACAATGTCCACTTCCAGGACGGCAGCCGCAAGACCATCGGCCTCATCTATCCCGGCGTCTATCACTTCGGCACCGCAGCGCCGGAACTGATGGAGATCATCGCCGGAGAGTCCAAGGTCGTCCTGGACGGAACCGACGAGACGCTGGAGATCACCGCCGGCACCTCTTTCGAAGTTCCGGGCAAAAGCGGATTCACCATCACGGTGGCGGACGGCATCTGCGAATACATCTGCTCCTTCCTCCCCGCCTGAACCGCTCCTTGATTTCCTGATGCGGGTGCTGAAATCCACCGGACGCGCGCTTTTCCTCTTGGGGGTGCCATTGCTGGCCACTTCATGCGGCCTGCGGCTGCCCGTCCACCGCCAGCCGGTGGCCACCAAGCCTGCGGAGACGCGCACCGTCCTTGATCGGGAAAACTTCCGGATCACGGATGAAAATGATCCGGATGTGGTGGTCTATCTGCTCGCGGACACCCTCCACACGGGCGTGGTCTTCCCCTATGACTGGCTGGTGGACTCCGGCTTCGTGCCGCCGGAAGGTTTCAAGGAAACCCCGGTGGCCGTCAGCATGAGCTGGGGGAACCGCGACGCGTACGTGGAGAAACGCTGGCTCAGCCCGTGGAAAGTGTTCCGCGCGCTCTGCACTCCTTCCCCTTCGGTGATGGAGATCATCCCGGTGAACTGGAACATCCCCGAGGTGGTCCCGCACCAGCGCGTTTATCAGAAACTGGTGCCACGCTCGAAGGGGCCGGAGGTCGCCGCTTTCCTGAACAACTGCAGCCGCATGGACGCCGGCGGCAAGCCCGTGAACATCGGCCCCTCCAGTTGGGGGACAGGGGTCTTGCTGGAGTCCCGGCACGCGTATTTCCTCCCACGGATCTGCAACATCTGGACCGTCCAGGCACTGGAAGCCACCGGATGCGACATGAACGCATGGATGGGCCTCAGTGCCAACGGAGTGATCCGCCAGGCCGTGAAACCGGGCAACGATTTCGAGCAGATCTGGCTCGGTCCTGAGACGAAGAAAACGGACTGATGCCAAAATGGCAGGCCAGCTTTATTCGATCAACAACCGTCCTGCCCGCCTGCGGAGGCGTTTTCCACCTGGTAGATTGACGGACGAAGGTTCCCCATCAATCATTTCAAGCGATCGATTCAAAAGATCCCGGCTTGGGGTGATCTCGTTCTGGAGCAGATAACGGGCAAGAGCTTCGCGTTGTAAAGCCAGTGGCAGAGTCTTGAACTGAGGAAGATGCAATCTTTTCTGTGGATCAATGATATCCACTTTTTTTAATGCAAAATCCGTAACCGATGAAATCTCCGCGAAATCTTCCATCAAGCGGACGAACGATCCAATGCCGTCTCTGCCGCCGATCTCATCCAACAAGGGAAACACTTCGTTCCGCAAGCGGTTCCGCACGGCGAGCGGTTCATTGTTCGTAGCATCCTCCCGCCATTTCAATCGATTGCTTGAAAGCCATTCACGAAGCTGTTTCCGCCGCCAATCGAGCAGGGGCCGATGGAATTCGAGGCCGTTGACGGCATTCATTTCCTTCATCCCTTTCAGGCCATGGGAACCCCGGAGGAGGTTCCAGAGGAGGGTTTCCGCCTGATCGTCCGCATGATGCGCGAGGACGACGCGGTTGCACCGGTGCCGGGCGGCACATTCGCGGAAGAACCCATGGCGCGCATGGCGGGCCGCCGTTTCCATGGACTGGCGGCGCTCCTCCGCCAACCGGCGCACATCCACCCGGGTCATTTCGCAAGGCAGTCCGAGCCGGGCCGCCAGGCGCTTCACGAACGCGGCATCCGCGGTTGAGACCCTCCCCCTCAGACGGTGATCGACATGGCAGACGACCAGATTCCGGAACCCTTCCTGAAACAGCAGGTGGAGCAACGCCACCGAATCGGCGCCGCCCGAGACGGCGACCAACCACTTCCGCCGCTTCGAAGCCTCCCCGAACCAACTCATCAGGAAGAATCCTCCATCTTCTACCTTGAATCTTCAATCCCCATTCCCAAGTCTTCCGCACATGCAGACCGCCCCTTTCTTGAAAGACCTTTTCGACCTGTCCGGGAAAACCGCCGTCATCATCGGCGGAACCGGCGAACTTTGCGGCACGATGGCCGTCGGTCTCGCCCGCGCGGGAGCGGAAGTCGTCCTCGGTGGCCGGATCCCGGAGAAGGCGGAAAAGCGTCTCGCTGAAATCGAAAGCCACGGCGGCAAGGGCTACTTCGTTCCGGTCGATGTGACCTCCCGCCAATCCCTCCATGATCTCCTGGACGCCGTGATCGCACGCTCCGGCAAGGTGGACATCCTCATCAACGGCGCGGGCACGAATTCGCCCACGCCTTTCCTGGAGATCTCGGAAGACGAATACCAGCGGATCATGGACACGAACCTGACCGCGATCTTCCGCGCCTGCCAGGTCTTCGGCCAGTATTTCCTGGATGAGGCGCGGGCCGGCTCCATCATCAACCTCGGCTCCATTTCCGGCCTCAATCCCCTCTCCCGTGTCTTCACCTATTCCGCTTCCAAAGCGGCGGTCCACAACCTCACCCGGAACCTCGCCCGCGAGTGGGCCGACCGCGACATCCGCGTGAACACCCTGGTCCCCGGTTTCTTCCCCGCGGAGCAGAACCGGAAGGTCCTGGACGAGTCCCGCGTGCTGGACATCCTCCGCCAGACCCCGTCCTCCCGCTTCGGCAATGCGGAGGAACTCATCGGCGCGACCCTGCTGCTCGCCTCCCCGAAGGCCGGCTCCTTCATCACCGGCATCGAGATGATCGTCGATGGTGGCTTCCACGCCATGACCATCTGATGAAAGGCCGGTCCCTCCGGCATTCCTCCCGCATTACATTTTTCGCACCACCACCGCTCTTGCGTCGCCGGATTTCCCGGTATATTGCCTCGCCCCCGGCGGAATATTCCCGCCAAACCTCGCTCTCACATGATTAAGTGGATCCTACAGAAAATCGTCGGCAGCAAAAACCAACGCGAGCTCCGGCGCATCCGTCCGACTGTTGCCCGCATCCGGGAGATCGAGGAAGCCCTGCAAAGGGAGCCTGAGGAAAAGCTCCGCGAAATGACCGCGAAGTGGCAGAAGCATCTGTCCCGCTATCATGCGCTGGAAGCTCCGCCGAAGCCGGTGGTGGAACGCATGGGACCGGAGGAACTCCGCGCCACGGCGGAGGCACTCGACGAACGTATCGCCCCGCTCCGCGACGAATTTTCCTCCCTGCCTTCCAAGGTGGAGGCAACCGCATCCTCGATCGACGCCGCCAAGACCGCGTTCCATGAGATCGAAGGTGACTTCATCCGCTCCCGCGCGCGCTATCTGGAACAGATCCTCCCGGAAGCCTATGCGGTCGTGAAAAACGGCGCCCGCCGGATGTGTGGCAGCACCATTGAGGTGAACGGCCACCCGCTTGGCTGGGAAATGGTCCATTTCGACGTGCAGCTCATCGGCGGCACGGCGCTGCATCGCGGGATGATCGCGGAGATGCAGACGGGTGAGGGAAAAACCCTAGTCGCCACGCTGCCGGTCTATCTCAACGCGCTGACCGGCCTGGGTGTCCACGTCGTCACCGTCAACGACTACCTCGCCCAGCGGGACTCCCAGTGGATGGGTTCCCTTTTCCGCTTCCTCGGCCTGACCGTCGGCTGCATCCAGAACCAGATGCCACCGTGGGAGCGCCGTGCGGAGTACTCCTGCGACATCACCTACGGCACAAACGCCGAGTTCGGCTTCGACTACCTGCGGGACAACGGCATGGCTTCGTCCAAGGACGAGCAGGTGCAGCGCGGCCATTACCTCGCCATCATCGACGAGGTGGACTCCATCCTCATCGACGAAGCCCGGACACCGCTCATCATTTCCGGCCCGACCAGCCAATCGACCCATCAGTTCGACAAATACAAGGATTCCGTCGAAGCACTGGTCCGCAGGCAGACCCAGCTTTGCACCGAACTGGCCGCGGAGGCGAAGAAGTTGCTGGACGAAGGTGACAAGGACGGAGCAGGCCGCGCCCTCTTCAAGATCAAGCTCGGGCAGCCGCGCAACCGCCAGCTCATGCGCTACATGGAGGATCCGGACATGCGCCGCCTCCTGGAGAAGACAGAGCTTTCCCTCTACCAGGATGCGCAGAAGCGGGAACTCTTCATCATCAAGGAAGAACTCTACTTCACCATCGACGAAAAGGCGCATGACGCCGACCTGATGGAGATGGGCCGTGAGTTCCTTTCGCCGGGGGATACGGAAGCCTTCACACTGCCTGATCTCGGCACCCTCTACGCCGACATCGACACCGACCTGAGCCTCAACGACGAGCAGAAGGCCGCGGCCAAGGAAGCGGCCCAGGTGCGGATGGATTCCCAGGCGGAGAAGATCCACAACATTTCCCAGCTCCTGAAGGCCTACTGCATCTTCGAGAAGGATGTCCAATACGTCGTCAAGGATGACAAGGTCATCATCGTGGATGAAAACACGGGCCGTGAGATGCCGGGCCGCCGCTGGTCCGACGGTCTCCACCAGGCCGTGGAAGCGAAGGAAGGCGTCTCGATCGAGAAGGAGACGCAAACCTTCGCCACCATCACCATCCAGAACTACTTCCGCCTCTATGAAAAGCTGGCGGGCATGACCGGCACCGCGGAAACGGAAGCGGCGGAGTTTCATGACATCTACCGCCTCGACGTGCTGCCGATCCCGACGAACGCGCCGAACATCCGGGTCGATGACAACGACCAGGTTTTCAAGACGCGCCGTGAGAAATTCAATGCGGTGATCCAGAAGATCGAGGCCGCCCACACCAAAGGCCAGCCGGTTCTCGTCGGCACAGCCTCCGTGGAAGCTTCCGAAACCCTCTCCCGGATGCTGAAGCGGGCGAAGATCCCCCACACGGTCCTCAACGCGAAGTACCACGCCCAGGAAGCGGAAATCGTCTCCAATGCCGGCCAGCTCGGCGCCGTCACCGTTTCCACCAACATGG includes the following:
- the secA gene encoding preprotein translocase subunit SecA, yielding MIKWILQKIVGSKNQRELRRIRPTVARIREIEEALQREPEEKLREMTAKWQKHLSRYHALEAPPKPVVERMGPEELRATAEALDERIAPLRDEFSSLPSKVEATASSIDAAKTAFHEIEGDFIRSRARYLEQILPEAYAVVKNGARRMCGSTIEVNGHPLGWEMVHFDVQLIGGTALHRGMIAEMQTGEGKTLVATLPVYLNALTGLGVHVVTVNDYLAQRDSQWMGSLFRFLGLTVGCIQNQMPPWERRAEYSCDITYGTNAEFGFDYLRDNGMASSKDEQVQRGHYLAIIDEVDSILIDEARTPLIISGPTSQSTHQFDKYKDSVEALVRRQTQLCTELAAEAKKLLDEGDKDGAGRALFKIKLGQPRNRQLMRYMEDPDMRRLLEKTELSLYQDAQKRELFIIKEELYFTIDEKAHDADLMEMGREFLSPGDTEAFTLPDLGTLYADIDTDLSLNDEQKAAAKEAAQVRMDSQAEKIHNISQLLKAYCIFEKDVQYVVKDDKVIIVDENTGREMPGRRWSDGLHQAVEAKEGVSIEKETQTFATITIQNYFRLYEKLAGMTGTAETEAAEFHDIYRLDVLPIPTNAPNIRVDDNDQVFKTRREKFNAVIQKIEAAHTKGQPVLVGTASVEASETLSRMLKRAKIPHTVLNAKYHAQEAEIVSNAGQLGAVTVSTNMAGRGTDIKLGKGVHELGGLYVVGTERHESRRTDRQLRGRCSRQGDPGRSQFFISFEDDLMRNFAAADRMTNMMERFGMKEGEALEHSWLNRSVETAQKRVEQRNYTGRKRVLDFDDVMNKQREVVYGYRNEVLTTETPRDLVNEIIDECINSKVGEYLNDRDENSEDYNELLHWVNSTLPIRVTPDELKFESRDEEQISQFLIGKVKETYETRVAGLPLEVLDQEERRMVLAAIDKQWQAHLYNMDALREGVGLRAQGQKDPLIEYKNEAYNLFVTLMDAIKQDALQNLFRSAANLEAFLRQLHSAPQELHSSEEDHISHDNIAESGSSGSIDPASMPSPEGTKLTLNLPKRKPSFAIESTGRNAQCPCGSGKKYKQCCGKEA
- a CDS encoding pyrimidine/purine nucleoside phosphorylase, translating into MSDSAFTNVTVDTKANIYFDGRVISHNVHFQDGSRKTIGLIYPGVYHFGTAAPELMEIIAGESKVVLDGTDETLEITAGTSFEVPGKSGFTITVADGICEYICSFLPA
- a CDS encoding rhodanese-like domain-containing protein, which encodes MTRAAVTFLAPIPLLAVLSCTGAQREAGDVTGFKPSSGLKVSAEADETPVTPGAGRVTRIMLGDLFKLQQENRVLIFDVRPAFLYQLGHIPGAVSWPKAGFDSQLPANEARIAAARAAKKPVVVYCVDFACPDARTVATWLSERGHSTAVLEGGWDAWKTGGLPAE
- a CDS encoding SDR family oxidoreductase, with translation MQTAPFLKDLFDLSGKTAVIIGGTGELCGTMAVGLARAGAEVVLGGRIPEKAEKRLAEIESHGGKGYFVPVDVTSRQSLHDLLDAVIARSGKVDILINGAGTNSPTPFLEISEDEYQRIMDTNLTAIFRACQVFGQYFLDEARAGSIINLGSISGLNPLSRVFTYSASKAAVHNLTRNLAREWADRDIRVNTLVPGFFPAEQNRKVLDESRVLDILRQTPSSRFGNAEELIGATLLLASPKAGSFITGIEMIVDGGFHAMTI
- a CDS encoding DUF2459 domain-containing protein — protein: MRVLKSTGRALFLLGVPLLATSCGLRLPVHRQPVATKPAETRTVLDRENFRITDENDPDVVVYLLADTLHTGVVFPYDWLVDSGFVPPEGFKETPVAVSMSWGNRDAYVEKRWLSPWKVFRALCTPSPSVMEIIPVNWNIPEVVPHQRVYQKLVPRSKGPEVAAFLNNCSRMDAGGKPVNIGPSSWGTGVLLESRHAYFLPRICNIWTVQALEATGCDMNAWMGLSANGVIRQAVKPGNDFEQIWLGPETKKTD
- the tilS gene encoding tRNA lysidine(34) synthetase TilS, giving the protein MSWFGEASKRRKWLVAVSGGADSVALLHLLFQEGFRNLVVCHVDHRLRGRVSTADAAFVKRLAARLGLPCEMTRVDVRRLAEERRQSMETAARHARHGFFRECAARHRCNRVVLAHHADDQAETLLWNLLRGSHGLKGMKEMNAVNGLEFHRPLLDWRRKQLREWLSSNRLKWREDATNNEPLAVRNRLRNEVFPLLDEIGGRDGIGSFVRLMEDFAEISSVTDFALKKVDIIDPQKRLHLPQFKTLPLALQREALARYLLQNEITPSRDLLNRSLEMIDGEPSSVNLPGGKRLRRRAGRLLIE